Below is a window of Microtus ochrogaster isolate Prairie Vole_2 chromosome 5, MicOch1.0, whole genome shotgun sequence DNA.
cttcccttcttatcttctaaaaataaattttcttctgccctgttttttttttcattttctatttgaaagTGGAGAACAATAAGGTAATGTCTCTTTGGAAgaaatttccctttcttccttccaaatacCCACCTGTGCAAAAATCATGTTACCAGAGGTCTAGCGTTAACAAACTAACAGCAGTCATTTAGTTTCCCAATAGATAAACATCTGTCCTAACTTCCAAAGGCCAAAGACCCACCCAGAATTTGAAGACAAAGCCTCCTGTACAACCAAGTGTTCCCTTTCCTCACATTATTCTTCTTAAATGTATATTTTCCCCTGGAATAGTAGACAAGGAGTGCCTCCTGTAATGGAAAGATGACATAGCTGGAGTCCTAAGTCCCTTCTCTCTTACTTTCTCGATGTAGAATGATCTATTAGCAAAGATGAAACTGATTCCCACCatcaagaagtaaagaaaataataccCACACAATAGGAAAATAAACTGATAACCACAAACCAGTATGCTTGGTGGGATTCCTCAGTTACAGAGTAATTTACTCAAGAGCAAACCCAGTGCAATGTGTTATTTCACAAATATGTTCCTTAAAATGTGGAGTAacaatttatttcataattaaacTAGGGGTTGgggaatttagctcagtggtagagcgcttgcctagcaagcacaaggccgtgggttctgtcctcagctccggggaaaaaataataataataattaaactgagccagatggtggtggcacaggcctttaatcccagcactcaagaagcagaggcagggagatctctatgagtttgaggccaacctggtctttaagaactagttccagtaagactataggataggatcatttcaggttccctatcttcagctgccccaggaactaactggggacctctccttaggcacctggaagcccctctaggtccaagtctcttcccaaccctacgatggctcccttaattaagatatgtgcttccctgctcccctatcctaccttcctgtatcccaatcatcccgttgccccaagttctccccatccaacccttctcacttttctccccatctccccttacccccctcccaccccactcttaagatcccgattttttgcctggcaatcttgtctacttcccctacccaggcagatagctatatgtttttctttgggttcaccttcttatttagcttctttaggatatcaaaataaagactcactgacctttatttgtggctagaagccaattatgagtgagtacatcccatgttcatctttttgggtctgggttacctcactcaggatagtattttctatttccatccatttgcatgcaaaatttgagaagtcattgttttttactgctgagtagtactctaatgtgtatatattccacactttcttcatccattcttccattgaaggacatctcgatggacccacactggaacactggactgagctcccaaagtcccaatgaggaacagaaggagggagaagatgagcaaggaagtcaggaccaagaggagTGCAACCActcacggagacagtgggactgatctattgggagctcaccaatgccagctgaattgtgactcgaaaagcaggggataaacccggactctctgaatatggcggacaatgagggctgctgagaagccaaggacaatggcactgggttttgatcctacttctagctctggctttgtgggggcctagccagtttggatgttcaccttcctagaccaggatggaggggggaggacttcggactttccacagggcagggaaccctgactgctcttcagactcgagagggagggggagaggagggggggaggttaggagggggggaggtagggggggggagagtgggaggagtgggaggctgggaggaggcggaaaattttttttctttcttaataaaaaaaaaattaagaataaaaaaaaaaaaaagaactagttccaaacaggtttcaaagctgcagagaaaccctgtcttgaaagcagaacaaataatagtaataaaactgTGTTAAACACCACTAGACAAAATACATATTAGTAAATGTTTGCTATCTGTAGGTTGCCAACTCTGGTTCAAAACTACAAGTTTCTCTCTGCCTAGAGCAGAATGAATTCATGTCATTTGTCTGCACAGACTTGAACAGGATACACCCAGTTGTAGGACATTAACTTTTGGAGACAACCTTACTTCCCATAACTCTATTTCTTCAAGTGCAACATGGTGTGCGCTCTGATTCACTTATCTGAAGGCCCTCAGAATCCATTTGTTTTCATCCTGATGATCCGACACCACTCTGCCCCAGATCAAGTGTGGCATACTCTAATACAACACCCTAGTAACTTACTACAAGTAAATTTGAATGGCCCACTTAGCGTAATTAATAAATAACATTTGTTTAATACCCTAACTTTTAAAGTTCTTTCCTATTCCACCCAGATCTTCATGGAATAAGTTCAATGTTGTCTAAAGTTTCAGGGTGAGAAAACtaaaacacagacaagaagaagGGGAATTACATGGGTTTCCAAGCACCTGCTCGCATCAGGATGCTACAGAAACACTACTATTTACTCAGCAAACTTCCAAAGGGTCTACTGTTAACAAAGCCCAGTGAGATTTATTTACACCTAGTAGGTTAATTGCCCCCAGTGGAAAAGGCAGAAGTAATTTCAACATTCCCTTAACTCCTACCCCATTGAGACCTACCCTGTTGAGACTGTAGGAAGAACCTGATCAGCAGGAAGAACTTACACAGCAGAAAACCAGACCCCAGAGGTCAAACCAAAGCAACCCCATTGTCAATAGCAGCACAGAGGCTAtaaggagggaagcagaaaaaacaCAACCTCACAAGGAAGAGGGGTCATGGTCCATAAAACTGCAGAAATGGGCCTCCTTATGGAGCAGCAATATGTAAAAAGAAACTGAGGGAAAGAGCTGGCAGTGGCCTTACTGCAGTTTCTCATCCAGGCAGAGCTCATCTACGGGCTCTGGGGAGAGCAGGTGAGGGAGAGCTTTGGTAACAGGGATCCTTCTAAGATACAACTATACTAAATGCAGCAGAGGGTTGAGAACTGAGAGGACAGCTGAGACCTAAAGCATTGTGCATGACAGGAGAGTCTCTGAGCACCATTTAGCAAAGGTCAGTCTTGTCTTGGCGTTTTCTGATCCAAATGATCTTCAGTGTTTACCTTAAGCTAGATCAGGATGTGTAGGGTTCCCAGCACGATGTCGAAGCATGGGCCCTGGAGTCCTCAGCCACAAGCTTTCTTGAACACTGCAGAGATCAGAATACTGGATACTGATAATGTAGTGTGCAAACTTGTCACTGAAAACAGCAAAGTCTGTGGCAGTCCAGAAAGTTGAAAGGGTAAGGTTTGCAACAACCattaataaaaaactaataatATACTGCAGTAAACGTTCTCTATTTGGACTCTTGAAAAAGTAAGATAAGTGATATTTTTAGTCCATTGGTGACTATAACCGAAACTTTGGAAAGTAAAAGTATGGATAAGGAGAATAGTTCATTAGCTTTAACACTGAAATGTTCTATGTAAGCAAACAGAATCTCGGtcggagggggagagagaaaaaatgataAGCAACAGGCGAGCaatacagaagagagagaaggaaaacggatagagacaggaagagagagagggagaggatgatggagaggtggagggaggcatGGAGccaggggaagaggggagggagaaaatctCTTCTATGCCTGTTTGACAATAATGTAGAATATATGTACCACACCTAGAGACTTCACAAGAGCACTGAGCCTTTCCCTTCTGCGGTCTTTTATCAGATGTGACTACCAAGGACATGCAAAGCAGCAACCAGACTTCTGTGTCTCACTTCATTTTGGTGGGCCTGCACCACCCACCTGAGCTCGGGGTCCCACTCTTCCTAGCATTCCTTGTCATCTACCTCCTCACTGTCTCTGGCAATGGGCTCATCATCCTCACAGTCTTGGTGGACATCCGGCTCCACCGGCCCATGTACTGGTTCCTATGTCACCTCTCCTTCTTAGATATGACCATTTCTTCTGCTATTGTCCCAAAGATGCTAGCTGGCTTTCTCTTGGATAGAAGAATTATCTCCTTCGGGGGCTGTGCGATTCAACTCTTTAGTTTCCATTTCCTGGGTTGcactgaatgttttctttatacaCTTATGGCTTATGACCGATTCTTGGCCATCTGTAAGCCTTTACACTATGCTACCATCATGACTCGCAGCGTCTGTAACTGCCTAGCTTTGGGCACCTGGATTGGAGGGATCATCCACTCACTTTTTCAAACAAGTTTTTTATTCAGGCTTCCTTTCTGTGGCCCAAACAGAGTTGACTACTTCTTCTGTGACATCCCAGCCATTCTCCGTCTAGTCTGTGCAGACACCACCATCAATGAGTTGGTCACCTTTGTAGACATTGGCTTCTTGGCCCTCACGTGCTTCATGCTCATTCTCACTTCCTATGGCTACATCGTCGCGGCTATCCTGAGAATCCGCTCTGCAGATGGGCGTCGCAATGCCTTCTCTACCTGTGCTGCCCACCTCACTGTGGTCATCGTTTACTATGTGCCCTGCACCTTCATTTACCTACGGCCTGGCTCACAGGAACCTTTGGATGGGGTGGTGGCTGTCTTCTACACAGTCATTACTCCCCTGCTGAACCCCATCATCTACACGCTACGAAACAAAGAGATGAAAGCAGCGTTGCAGAGGCTGGGAGGTCACAAGGAGGTACAGGCTCACTGACTTCACCTAGCTCAGGCCTACTGTACACACTCGTGCCTAACAGGGACCgttaaagcagaaaaagaaaagaaaattagtgtGGGAAGGAGCCTGGAAAGTTCCATACTGTAACCCCTTGGTACTCATGTTTTTCCCTGTCATCCTTTAGCACTATGGGCAATCAATCAAAATCCACTGGACAAGGGTAGTTGCTAGCAGGAAGGTTGTATACGATGGCCCCATAAAGGCTGCTTCTCTGTGGCATCATCTATGtgtacattttaatttctaagtCCTGTGTTGACACAAATAACCCACTTGTAATCTGTCAGATTTAACCTTGACAAAAAAATCTTGTGTAAGTGTTATTGTCAATATCATACAACTATGGAGGTACTGAAATTCAAAGGAGCAAGCTGACTTTCCCaactctcttctctctgtattttaCTTTGACAAAGAAACTCCAGTTGTACTTGAACATAAAGGGGCAATTTCACCTCAGTATGAAGGGTCTAACACATGTGTAATGCTGGATGACCTGAGTAGATACAGCTTCTGAAATTTCACAGAAGTAACATTTAGGTAGGTGTTTAGAGAAGAAAGTTTCCTTGCTATTAGCATAAAATGGATCATTCTCATCTTCCAGAGATCTGAAAGAAGCAGATTGTCTGAAATggtgaatacatgtgtgtgctagTACAATCCTACATTCATTACAGAGATGTAGAGTATCCTCATGGGACAGAATTATTGGAGGCATATAACTTATTGTCAGATAATATTCAATGATCCAAAGCTCTTTTTAGTGTCTTTTCGTATACGAATGTGACCAGCATCTAAGGGGAGGTCCTTCATTGCAAGACCTCCCTGAGTAC
It encodes the following:
- the LOC101993020 gene encoding olfactory receptor 10G6 is translated as MQSSNQTSVSHFILVGLHHPPELGVPLFLAFLVIYLLTVSGNGLIILTVLVDIRLHRPMYWFLCHLSFLDMTISSAIVPKMLAGFLLDRRIISFGGCAIQLFSFHFLGCTECFLYTLMAYDRFLAICKPLHYATIMTRSVCNCLALGTWIGGIIHSLFQTSFLFRLPFCGPNRVDYFFCDIPAILRLVCADTTINELVTFVDIGFLALTCFMLILTSYGYIVAAILRIRSADGRRNAFSTCAAHLTVVIVYYVPCTFIYLRPGSQEPLDGVVAVFYTVITPLLNPIIYTLRNKEMKAALQRLGGHKEVQAH